Sequence from the Spirochaetota bacterium genome:
CATATTTCTCAGACTCAACACACTGAAATGGATCCCCAGCTGAAGAAACCCCCGAAATCCCAATAACCTCAACCGGGACAGATGGGCCAGCCTCTTTAATGAATCTACCCTGATCATCAAACATAGCCCTTACCTTGCCGGAATATACACCAACGACAAAGGGATCCCCTACTCTAAGGATTCCCTCCTGCACAAGGATAGTGGCAACAGGCCCTCTACCGGGATCTATTCTTGACTCAACAACAGTCCCCAAAGCCATAAGCTTAGGATTAGCCTTGAGTTCTAGCATCTCAGCCTGAATAAGAACAAGTTCCAGCAATCCCTCTATGTTAATCTTCTGCTTTGCGCTAATCTCTGCAAAGAGGGTGTTGCCGCCCCACTCTTCGGGAACTAAGCCATAATTGGATAACTCCTGTTTCACCCTCTGTATATTGGCGTCCTGAAGGTCTATTTTATTTATTGCCACAATTATCGGCACATCAGCATCCTTTGAATGATTTATCGCTTCTATTGTCTGGGGCATAACACCATCATCCGCTGCAACTACGAGTATAACTATATCCGTAATGCTTGCACCTCTTGCCCTCATGGTTGTAAAGGATTCATGACCGGGTGTATCTAAAAATGTTATGTATTGATCCCCTTCCATAATCATATATGCGCCAATATGCTGGGTTATTCCTCCAATCTCTTGATCAATAACATTCGTCTTTCTTATGGTATCGAGCAGTCTAGTCTTTCCATGATCCACATGACCCATTACCGTAACTATAGGAGGTCTTAAAGTTCTATCTTCCTCTCTATCTACCTCCTTTGTCTTAATTAGTGTCTCCTCAAATAGAGATACAACCCTAACCTCTGTATCATACTCAGAAGCTAATATCTCGGCTGTTTCTACATCAACCACCTGATTGATGGTAGCCATCACTCCCATTTTCATCAGTTTTGTTATCACTTCTTTAGCTTTAATATTTAACTTCTTTGACAAGTCACCAACTGTTATGCTCTCTGTAATCTCAATACACTTGGGTATCACCGACACTGGTATGACTTCATCCTTCTTCTTCCGATAATGAAGATCCTTTTCAACCTCTTCATCTTTATAATATTTCTTCTTATAATTTTTATCTTTATCCTTCTCTTTACCTTTTTTCCGCTTTTTCTGAGATTCATCTTTTGTAGGTGCTACAACAGATTCTTTATCCTTTCCCTTTGATTCTTTATCCTTTCCCTTTTCTTCAAAGGTCTTCCCTTTGGTGGGTTCCCTCTTCTCAACAACCACTTGCTGATTGATCTTATTATCTTTTAAATTTTTCTCACTTGTTTCTCTTACAACCTCTCTGGATTCATCCAATTGCTGACTCTTCGTAGGCAATTCAGGGGAGGGCTCTGCCGGTTTATCTTTTATCAACCCCTTGGATCTCTGAACCTTTCTCTTCAATTTTATCTTTTTACCTTTTTCCCCAGCCTTTACACCCTTTTTAGCCAAAAGTTCAAGGGTTTTGCTGGCTCTTTCTTCTTTTAACACCTCAATCTTCTTCTCTACAAGAAAGACATCCTTTTCAGAAAGGTCTGAATCATCATTCTCACATGAAATGCCAAGCTCTTTACATATTATCATAACATGCTCTAATGAAACCCTGTTCTTGGTTGCAATATCAACTGCTTTCATTTATTAAATCCCGCTTTAGGTAAAAATTATATAAGACCACTAATACATAATACTATAAAATGCTGTGTAGTATCACTTCTCTATAATCATGATATTATGTTAATAAAATTGGCCATATATCCCCTAATATTGCTAAGCTATTCCTCTATACTCCCTTCATCTTCATCATCTTCATCATCCTCAAAATCAACAGACTCCTGAAGAATATCTAGAATCATTTTGGCTGTTTTTTCACCAATGCCATCAATCTTTATCAAATCCTCATAAGAAGTCTCCACTAAGTCCTCGACTGAGAAAATACCACCAGACTCCAAAAGTTTAATGATCCTTGATTTAAGGTCTGATAACTCCTCCAATGGTGTCTCTTCAATCTCCTTCTCCGGGAATAACTGTTCAATTATATCCTGAGATTCCTTTGAACTCAAAAATTCATGATACTCTTCCTCAGTCTTAATATCAATTTCAAATCCACACATCCTTGATGCAAGTCGTGCATTATGTCCTCCCCGGCCAAGGGCAAGCCTATATTGATCCTTGTCAACTACTACAATAACCCCTCCATCCTTTTTCGCGATAACATCCTTAACCCTTGCTGGTGTTAAGGAATTCGCGGCCATGATTACGTTATCTGAAGAGTATTGAACAATGTCTATCTTTTCCCCTTCAAGTTCTCTTACAATCGATTGAATCCGAACACCCTTCATGCCAACACAAGCGCCAACGCTGTCAACATCATCCCTCTCACTAATTACTGCTACCTTTGTCCTAAATCCAGCTTCTCTTACTATCTTAACAATCCTTATGATACCATCATAGACTTCAGGTATCTCCATCTCAAAAAGCTTCTCAACAAATTTGGGGTTTGCTCTTGATAATATAACGGACGGTCCCTTTGAATTCTTTGAGACACTTAGCACCAGGGCTTTTATCCTATCTCCTATTTTATAATGTTCTAATGGCGATTGCTCTCTGACAGGGAGAACCCCCTCAGTTCTACCAAGATCAATATATAGGGCATCCCTCATCTTCCGCTGTAGATACCCATTTATCAAATCACCCTCCCTGTCCTTAAACTCATTATGTATTATATCTTTTTCAACTTCTCTTATCTTCTGTACTATAACCTGTTTTGCTGTCTGTGCTGCGATTCTTCCAAAGGATTCAAGGGGATATTCCTCTACCTCAATCTCATCCCCATATTTCACGTCTGAATACTTTAATCCTGCCTCATCAATTGAAATCTCCTCTGCAAGGTTCTTTGGTGTCTTTACTACCATCTTACGCGTTACGATTCGCACCCTATTCTCATCCCTATCAAAATGAACAACAGCGTCATTGATGGTACCATATTGCTTTTTATAAGCAGAGAGCATAGCAGATTCAACAATCTCTTCAATATGTTCTCGTGGTATCCCCTTTTCTGTTGCAATCTGGTGTAACATTTCAAAAAAATTACTTGCCATCTTCAAATCCTTTGTAAATTCAAGATTTGCTTTTATATATTGTCAATTATATTCTTATTTAAGTAATAATCTGTAAAAAAAGAGTGGCAGTGCCACTCTCTCTTCAAATGCAAAGGGAATTAACTAACACTATAAAACAACATTACCCAGTATCACGTTAGTATTATGATATCAATAATTTCAAGTCTTTTTTAATTTTTCTTTCGATCTACCTACTATTTATTATATATTGACTTCTTCAACATATATTCATATAAAACGAAATTGAATGGGAAATATCTCAATCATTGATTATAATCTTCTCTTAAGAGGCTTTTAATTAAATTCAATTATTGAGGGCTGATAATCCTCAGGAGGTTCATATCCCATAAGTAGCAGTAGTGTAGAAGCTATGTTAGCAAGGCCAGGACTATTATCAAATCTTCTTATCCTATATTCCTTATTATAATCCGGATCAAAGATAATGAAAGGCACGGGATTTAATGTGTGAGAGGTCTTTTTCATATACTCCCGACCCTCTTTGCCCATCTTAATTTTCCCATCGCTATCCAGTTCATACATCTCATCAAGATTTCCATGATCCGCTGTTATTATAGTCAATCCCATCTTATCACTCACTACTGGAAGAAGTCGGCCAATACATAAATCAACAACCTCAGCAGCAATTATTGCCGCCTCAAGATTCCCAGTATGTCCCACCATATCCCCATTAGGGAAGTTTAATCTTATAAAATCGTATTCACCACAGCTAATTGCCTCAATGACTTTATCGGTTATTTCAGCTGCCTTCATCCATGGACGCTGGTCAAATTCAATCTTGTCAGACAATATCTCTTCATATGTCTCCAGGTCTTCACTAAACTTGCCACTCCTGTTGCCATTCCAAAAATATGTAACATGTCCGAATTTCTGTGTCTCAGATACAGCATATTGTCGGCATCCCATATTCACAAGGTATTCGCTAATAGTTTTATCTATTGCAGGTGGGAATACAAGATATTTCCTAGGTATTTTCAGATCTCCGTCATATTCCATCATACCAGAAAATACGACCTTTGGGAATCTTATTCTATCAAAATGATTAAATTTCTCTTCCTCAAAGGCCCTGGAAATTCCTATTGCCCTATCCCCCCTAAAATTAAAAAAGATTACAGAATCTCCATCCATAATAGGGCCAACTGGTCCATTTTTGTTTGCTATGGTGAAAGATGGAAGATATTGATCGATTATGCTTGGATCTTCTTCTCTAAAGGTCAGAATAGCCTCCTCTGCAGACTGAAAGGGTCTGGCCTCTCCAAGAACATGAGCCTCCCAGCCTCGCTTCACTATTCCCCAATCTGCCTCATATCGATCCATTGTTGTTATCATTCTTCCACCACCAGAGGCGATCTGATAATCTAGACCTGCCTCCCTGAATTTGCTCAGATGTTTTTCCAATTTATCAACATAAATAAGAGCAGAGGTCTCAGGAACATCCCTCCCATCCAATAGGATATGAACCCTCAGCTTTCCTACCCCATCCATTGATGCCCTCTCTATCATTTTTAAAAGATGTTCAATATGAGAATGGACATTTCCGTCCGAGAGCAACCCAATAAAATGCAGCACTTTCCCTTCAGCAACAGGACCCTTTAACAATTCCTTCCATGTATCAGAGGAAAACATCCTACCCGATTCAATCGCTCTGGATACAAGTTTCGCTCCTTGATCAAAAATCCTTCCAGCTCCAATAGCATTATGTCCGACCTCTGAGTTACCCATATCCTTATCACTTGGAAGACCTACAGCGACTCCATGAGCTTTCAACTCGGTATATAAACAATTCTTCATCAATCTATCCAGATTCAGGGTTCTTGCCAGATATAAAGCATTCTCATCGCTTTCCCTGCCGATCCCAAAACCATCCATAATTACCAGAACTAAAGGCCCCTTTCTCTTTTTGAATTTCGAATTTTTCCCTAAAGTTATCATCCTATCCAATCCTTCCTTAATGAATGAGAATTATATTATTCCTCAATTATCGAGGAATAAATAGAATATTCATGCCTTTTATTTTACTAAAGCCTCAATATACCTCAATTGATGGGTTCTTTTTATATGTGTTCTCCTAAGGCAATAGTTATCCCTTGTTATGACATTCGATCCAAAATCTGTAGAGAAAACCCTTTCATAACCTGAGTCCTTGCACAATCCAATGATTTCTATATTATATCTTCCATAAGGAAAAGCAAAGTATTTTATCCTCTTTTTCAAATAAAGTTCAATAATCCTTTTTGACAAATAGATCTCTTCAAAAAGCTTTTTCCTCGCCTCCCTCGTCCCCTCTTTTGACAGGGCATCCAAATCCGCATGGCTTATGGAATGACACTCCACCCTAATTCCGTTCTGTTCCAACTCCCTTAGATGTTTCCACGTTAAGTTCCTCTTTGCCCGATGATAGATGTTATCAGTATACACGAATAGTGTCGTCGGATATCCATACTCACTAATCAGGGGAAGAAGTTTTGTATACATTGAGAGGAAGCCATCATCAAAGGAGATGGCTATAGCCTTTTCAGGAAATGGATGAGGATTCTCAAGTATAGAGACTAAATCTGAGAGTTCAATAATCCTAATATTCGAGTTCTTGAACAATTCAAAATGACTCTTCAATGTGTCAAGCTGTAACGAATATATACCCTCTCCATCTATATTATGATAGAGCAAAATCGGTGTTGTAACGAACCTGTTAATCGACTCATTCCCCTTTACCATCCAAAAAATACCATTTTCTAGAATTGGTTCTGATTGGTCTTTATTTATATTGATTAGGTAGGATACAGATAGGCAAACAATAAATAGACATAACAGCAGAATCAGTATATAAGAACTCTTCATTGCATAATCGAAGGTTGATATTTAAAAATAAACAGCTTCATTTAATGTTGAGTACAAATAATCCCTTATCCAAATCAAATGCCGGAATTGATGTCTCTACTTACTTCATCACTTTCTCCCTGGAAGCTTGCTACCTCCCATAATATCATCTGAGGAATTCCACCAGATAGTATGGTCACATTTTGTATTGATGGTATATTTTCAGTGATGGTTTTCTCCAATGCCATTCGAAATGTATGTTCTGAGCCTGGAATTATCTCCGCATTCTCGCTAAGGGATGAAAGGCCAACATCAATTATGCATCTATCATCATGGATCCATATCTTTCTAATAAAGGTATCAATCGGGACCACAGCAGAGGTGTTTTCATTATATGAACCCTTGACAACTATTTCAAACAACAGCTTTATGAATCCCTCCCTATCATTCAATAGGTTAATTCTTCTTTCCTCCTTTAATATACTCTTACCATCTATATCAGGAAGAAAGATGCTTATACGCTCTCTATCATCCAATAGTGGAAATGCGGGAAATATATCCAGGGGACTCCTACCAGTAAGATAACAGAATGCTATATAGTCAAAAAAGAATAATAGTGTTATGAGAAGCAGTATAAATCTTTTACCCTCAAAGGCATCTGATTGTATTCTTGTTCTATAACGTCCAAATTTATCATGAATAGATCTAATCATTTTTATAATACTTACATCAATAGATTTTCATTAATTATTAAGCTGTTTATTATACTTTCTTATAAATGATATTATACCATCTCCAATTCCATTGGCAATCCTTTTTTGGTAGCTGCTATTTTTTAATAATTTTGCTTCTTTATTATTTGTTATAAAACCAACCTCCACTAAAATAGCTGGCATTAGAGTGCCTCTTAATACAAAAAAATCTGCCTTTTTCACTCCCTTAGATTTAAATTCCCATATCTTTCTATCCATCTCCTGCTGAACACATTTTGCCAGCATTAAACTCTCCTTTTGAATTTGAGTTGTGAGCATAATAGCTTCAATATATTCAACATCATCATAAAATTTTCTCTTTGATTTATTTTCAAGAATAATCACATTATTTTCCAGAGCAGCGGTTGCTCTGGCTTCTTCATTAGTTGGATTTGGGGATAGAAAATATGTTTCAAAGCCGGATATCCTTTGCGAAATGGATGCATTGACGTGAATACTTAAAAAAATACCATTGCCTCTCAATTTTAATAGATTATTGGCAATATCCGTCCTTTTCTCTAATTCCAAAAACTTATCACTACCTCTAGTCAATCTAATCTTTATCTTTTTCATCCTCCTTTTGAGGTATCTCTCCAAATGTTTGGATATCTTTAGGGTGATCCATTTTTCCTTTAGCCCACCCTTACCAATAGCCCCAGGATCTTTTCCCCCATGTCCTGGATCAATGACTATAAAATCAATCTTATCTTTCTTTAATAGCTTATTCGTATCCTTATCAATCTCCCCCTTAGCAGGTTTACCCTGTCCTCCCGGAGAAACCCTTTTTTTATAATATAAACAATAGCTCCTTCCTCTTATTTTGAAGGAAAGATAAGGATAGAGGTGGCCCAATATGCTGCTAATGATACGAATTGGGAATAGAATTTCTCCATTCTTTTGAATTATTGGATAATCCGATTTCTCCAACACCCCGTTTACCAGTATAATGGAAAATCCAACCTGATATACGACATATGATCCCTTGTAAAATAACTTGCCCCTTCCAATAATGACATCATATGAATTGTTAATATCAAAGGCTTCAATAAATTCATATAGAGAAATATACTGTCTCCTATTCAAGGTTTTTACTTCCAATTCTCTTATCTGTGATAGAGTGGATGAGGTCGTTAATATAAATAATAAAAATAAAGGGAAGAAGCAGTATTTATGTTTTATTCTCAAAATATACCTTTGAATAGGTCTTCCAATAGAGGATAGTTGATAATAGCAAGAATGTTATGATAAGGATAACAGAGGTTAGCTGAAATGTTAGTCCATATAAGCTATAGGAGGGGGAGAGTATGTATATTATTGCGGAAAGGCCAATACATGCAACCATGATTTTCCCAAATTTGTTTGGTTTCACTTGGATATCTCGATTGGAAAAAATTATAATTCCGCCAACGATGCTATAGATATCCCTTAATAGCATAAGAATAACAATCCATAAGGGGAAATCCTTATATATATAAAGCAAAAAAAGCCCAAGGGTGCATACAATTTTATCTGCAATAGGATCCAGGAACTGACCAATCTTTGATTCCTGATTTAAGAGTCTTGCAAAGTAGCCATCCAAAAAATCTGTTAAGATTATTAAACCCACTATTGAAAGGGTTAGGTATTTATATTCTTTTATTCCTGTTGTGCCTTCAAGATAAAGAGAATAACCAAATACTGGCATTAGCAATATTCTTAAGAATGAAAGACAATTGGGTA
This genomic interval carries:
- the infB gene encoding translation initiation factor IF-2, which codes for MKAVDIATKNRVSLEHVMIICKELGISCENDDSDLSEKDVFLVEKKIEVLKEERASKTLELLAKKGVKAGEKGKKIKLKRKVQRSKGLIKDKPAEPSPELPTKSQQLDESREVVRETSEKNLKDNKINQQVVVEKREPTKGKTFEEKGKDKESKGKDKESVVAPTKDESQKKRKKGKEKDKDKNYKKKYYKDEEVEKDLHYRKKKDEVIPVSVIPKCIEITESITVGDLSKKLNIKAKEVITKLMKMGVMATINQVVDVETAEILASEYDTEVRVVSLFEETLIKTKEVDREEDRTLRPPIVTVMGHVDHGKTRLLDTIRKTNVIDQEIGGITQHIGAYMIMEGDQYITFLDTPGHESFTTMRARGASITDIVILVVAADDGVMPQTIEAINHSKDADVPIIVAINKIDLQDANIQRVKQELSNYGLVPEEWGGNTLFAEISAKQKINIEGLLELVLIQAEMLELKANPKLMALGTVVESRIDPGRGPVATILVQEGILRVGDPFVVGVYSGKVRAMFDDQGRFIKEAGPSVPVEVIGISGVSSAGDPFQCVESEKYAKQIAQKRQELQRIENARKIRKVTLENISEMIKEGEIQELRIIVKGDVDGSVQALKESLEKFSTDEVRVKIIHAGTGGINESDVMLASASNAIVIGYHVRPTAKVADVAQREGVSIKFYNVIFEATNDIKSAMEGMLSPDYKEESVGIGGVKQIFKISKVGVVAGGVLHRGKLERNNRIRIIRDGVVVYDGELKSLKRYTDDVSGVETNQECGFSVEGFNDIKVGDSFESYRVIEIAKTMDI
- the nusA gene encoding transcription termination factor NusA produces the protein MASNFFEMLHQIATEKGIPREHIEEIVESAMLSAYKKQYGTINDAVVHFDRDENRVRIVTRKMVVKTPKNLAEEISIDEAGLKYSDVKYGDEIEVEEYPLESFGRIAAQTAKQVIVQKIREVEKDIIHNEFKDREGDLINGYLQRKMRDALYIDLGRTEGVLPVREQSPLEHYKIGDRIKALVLSVSKNSKGPSVILSRANPKFVEKLFEMEIPEVYDGIIRIVKIVREAGFRTKVAVISERDDVDSVGACVGMKGVRIQSIVRELEGEKIDIVQYSSDNVIMAANSLTPARVKDVIAKKDGGVIVVVDKDQYRLALGRGGHNARLASRMCGFEIDIKTEEEYHEFLSSKESQDIIEQLFPEKEIEETPLEELSDLKSRIIKLLESGGIFSVEDLVETSYEDLIKIDGIGEKTAKMILDILQESVDFEDDEDDEDEGSIEE
- the gpmI gene encoding 2,3-bisphosphoglycerate-independent phosphoglycerate mutase gives rise to the protein MITLGKNSKFKKRKGPLVLVIMDGFGIGRESDENALYLARTLNLDRLMKNCLYTELKAHGVAVGLPSDKDMGNSEVGHNAIGAGRIFDQGAKLVSRAIESGRMFSSDTWKELLKGPVAEGKVLHFIGLLSDGNVHSHIEHLLKMIERASMDGVGKLRVHILLDGRDVPETSALIYVDKLEKHLSKFREAGLDYQIASGGGRMITTMDRYEADWGIVKRGWEAHVLGEARPFQSAEEAILTFREEDPSIIDQYLPSFTIANKNGPVGPIMDGDSVIFFNFRGDRAIGISRAFEEEKFNHFDRIRFPKVVFSGMMEYDGDLKIPRKYLVFPPAIDKTISEYLVNMGCRQYAVSETQKFGHVTYFWNGNRSGKFSEDLETYEEILSDKIEFDQRPWMKAAEITDKVIEAISCGEYDFIRLNFPNGDMVGHTGNLEAAIIAAEVVDLCIGRLLPVVSDKMGLTIITADHGNLDEMYELDSDGKIKMGKEGREYMKKTSHTLNPVPFIIFDPDYNKEYRIRRFDNSPGLANIASTLLLLMGYEPPEDYQPSIIEFN
- a CDS encoding polysaccharide deacetylase family protein; amino-acid sequence: MVKGNESINRFVTTPILLYHNIDGEGIYSLQLDTLKSHFELFKNSNIRIIELSDLVSILENPHPFPEKAIAISFDDGFLSMYTKLLPLISEYGYPTTLFVYTDNIYHRAKRNLTWKHLRELEQNGIRVECHSISHADLDALSKEGTREARKKLFEEIYLSKRIIELYLKKRIKYFAFPYGRYNIEIIGLCKDSGYERVFSTDFGSNVITRDNYCLRRTHIKRTHQLRYIEALVK
- a CDS encoding N-acetylmuramoyl-L-alanine amidase, whose protein sequence is MNRRQYISLYEFIEAFDINNSYDVIIGRGKLFYKGSYVVYQVGFSIILVNGVLEKSDYPIIQKNGEILFPIRIISSILGHLYPYLSFKIRGRSYCLYYKKRVSPGGQGKPAKGEIDKDTNKLLKKDKIDFIVIDPGHGGKDPGAIGKGGLKEKWITLKISKHLERYLKRRMKKIKIRLTRGSDKFLELEKRTDIANNLLKLRGNGIFLSIHVNASISQRISGFETYFLSPNPTNEEARATAALENNVIILENKSKRKFYDDVEYIEAIMLTTQIQKESLMLAKCVQQEMDRKIWEFKSKGVKKADFFVLRGTLMPAILVEVGFITNNKEAKLLKNSSYQKRIANGIGDGIISFIRKYNKQLNN
- a CDS encoding CDP-alcohol phosphatidyltransferase family protein, encoding MRLNVLLSEKIITLPNCLSFLRILLMPVFGYSLYLEGTTGIKEYKYLTLSIVGLIILTDFLDGYFARLLNQESKIGQFLDPIADKIVCTLGLFLLYIYKDFPLWIVILMLLRDIYSIVGGIIIFSNRDIQVKPNKFGKIMVACIGLSAIIYILSPSYSLYGLTFQLTSVILIITFLLLSTILYWKTYSKVYFENKT